ACCTTGCCCATAATTACATCGTATTGGGCATATTCCAAGGAACCATCGCGGCATTTGCACACGAAATCAATCCATTCCTCTAAATCATCGGGGAACGTCTTAACGGAGAGTGCGGCAGGGACATCGTCCATGTCATAGACATTCAATATCGGCTTCAGGTTCCCATCCTTTAGAATATCGATTTTCCTGTGCGCCCAACGGACAGCCTGTTCTCGCACCGTCGTGACATAGAATCCCTTTCCGAAATCAAGCGGTCGAAAAGAATGCTCAACATCCGGCTTGTCAACAACAACGTTCGAACCATGATAGACGATCATATGGCCACCTTACGGACGTTCAGATATTCTTCAATATCGCTGACGACGAAATCAGTGCTCTGCGTATGCAAAATTTCGTAATTGGGAACAAGGAATTTCTGAATACAGCCTGATTCAGCCAGCTTTCGATACACAAAAGACGGCAAACGATTCCACTTGTTTGCGCAAGCGTGAATCATATACACGACAAATTCAAAAGATTCCTGAACCATGGTCTAATCCTAATTGTTTTTCGCAGTCCAATTATAAAAAAAGGGTGCGGGGCAATGCCCCGCTATTCTTGAAAAGGAGATCCCCGCCTTCGCGGGGATGACACCATACGCGGGGCACTGCCCCGCCACAATCCCTACGACACGAGCATCATCGAGAACACCATGACGAACAGTGCGACGGTTTCGCCGACGCCGAGGACCATCAGGTAGTTCACGAGGCCCTTGCCGGTTTCGCCGAGGGCGTTGCAGGCGTCCGCAGCGGACTTGCCCACGTACCAGGCAGATGCCATCATGCCGATGCCACCGAAGATGCCCACACCGAGATACGCCGCCCAGTTGGCCGGAGCCGCCTGGGACTTGTTCAGGATGTACATCATCAGGAGCATGCCGTAGATTGTCTGCGCAATCGGCGCGCCCACAAAGATGAGCAGCGTAAACAGCGCGTTCTTACCCTTGAGATACGCCTTCTTCCAGGCACCGATGGCCGCCATGCCGGCAGTCCCGCAGCCCAGCGCAGAACCCACCGCGGCAAGGCCCAGGGCCGCCACCGCGCCGAGTTTCGCGAGCGTTAAAAGTTGAGCTTGATCCATACGTGTTA
The DNA window shown above is from Fibrobacter sp. UWP2 and carries:
- a CDS encoding V-type ATP synthase subunit K (produces ATP from ADP in the presence of a proton gradient across the membrane; the K subunit is a nonenzymatic component which binds the dimeric form by interacting with the G and E subunits); translated protein: MDQAQLLTLAKLGAVAALGLAAVGSALGCGTAGMAAIGAWKKAYLKGKNALFTLLIFVGAPIAQTIYGMLLMMYILNKSQAAPANWAAYLGVGIFGGIGMMASAWYVGKSAADACNALGETGKGLVNYLMVLGVGETVALFVMVFSMMLVS
- a CDS encoding DUF3791 domain-containing protein — encoded protein: MVQESFEFVVYMIHACANKWNRLPSFVYRKLAESGCIQKFLVPNYEILHTQSTDFVVSDIEEYLNVRKVAI
- a CDS encoding DUF3990 domain-containing protein, which gives rise to MIVYHGSNVVVDKPDVEHSFRPLDFGKGFYVTTVREQAVRWAHRKIDILKDGNLKPILNVYDMDDVPAALSVKTFPDDLEEWIDFVCKCRDGSLEYAQYDVIMGKVANDKVFRVVDMYHSGIWDMSRALKEIKAYPTYDQIAFITQKAIDAVLKYKGCEEV